A stretch of the Hippocampus zosterae strain Florida chromosome 16, ASM2543408v3, whole genome shotgun sequence genome encodes the following:
- the esrra gene encoding steroid hormone receptor ERR1 isoform X1, with amino-acid sequence MPLKCFTSTAASDSKCFSVEEVGGCNDAHDNMSSRDRRSDVYIKAEPSSPEGGGGGRTSPGGASSDSSQSGGGEARGDGAKRYSPPLYTPALRCHFKDESGDGADEGSTGNGAGRCKYALSTLPKRLCLVCGDVASGYHYGVASCEACKAFFKRTIQGNIEYSCPASNECEITKRRRKACQACRFTKCLKVGMLKEGVRLDRVRGGRQKYKRRPEVENATYQSVPLSLTKDNEKGSSNIIVSHLLVAEPEKLFAMPDPLQPDTAQRTLTTLCDLADRELVVIIGWAKHIPGFLSLSLADQMSVLQSVWLEVLVLGVAYRSLGCEDEVVFAEDFVLDEEMSRVAGLTELNAAISQLARRFRALNVDREEFVMLKAIALTNSDSVYIEDMEAVQKLRDLLHQALLELECQRRPDDPQRAGRLLLTLPLLRQTAGRALTTFYSIKTRGGIPMHKLFLEMLEAMMDSP; translated from the exons ATGCCGTTAAAGTGCTTTACTTCGACGGCCGCATCGGATTCGAAATGCTTTTCTGTTGAAGAGGTCGGTGGGTGCAACGATGCGCATG ACAACATGTCTTCCAGGGATCGCCGGTCAGATGTCTACATCAAGGCAGAACCGAGCAGTCCAGAGGGAGGTGGTGGAGGTCGGACGAGTCCCGGCGGGGCCTCCTCTGACTCCTCTCAAAGTGGAGGTGGAGAGGCCAGAGGAGACGGTGCTAAACGCTATTCGCCGCCGCTCTACACACCAGCCTTGCGTTGCCACTTCAAAGACGAGAGTGGAGATGGAGCAGACGAGGGATCCACTGGAAATGGAGCCGGGCGGTGCAAGTATGCCCTGAGCACGTTACCCAAGAGGCTGTGTTTGGTGTGTGGGGATGTGGCTTCAGGCTACCACTACGGCGTGGCTTCGTGCGAAGCCTGCAAAGCTTTCTTCAAGAGAACCATCCAAG GTAACATTGAATACAGCTGTCCCGCATCGAATGAGTGTGAGATCACCAAAAGGCGCAGAAAGGCTTGCCAGGCATGCCGCTTCACCAAGTGCCTCAAAGTGGGCATGCTGAAAGAGG GAGTTCGCCTTGATCGGGTCCGAGGTGGACGGCAGAAGTACAAAAGACGCCCTGAAGTGGAGAATGCAACATACCAGAGTGTCCCTCTATCATTGACTAAGGACAACGAAAAGG GTTCTTCAAACATCATCGTGTCCCACCTGTTAGTCGCCGAGCCAGAAAAGTTATTTGCAATGCCTGACCCCCTCCAGCCTGACACGGCCCAGCGCACCCTTACGACCCTTTGCGACCTTGCCGACCGTGAACTGGTCGTCATCATTGGCTGGGCCAAACACATTCCGG GCTTCTTGTCTCTGTCGCTAGCAGACCAGATGTCTGTGCTACAGTCCGTTTGGCTGGAGGTGCTGGTGCTGGGTGTTGCGTACCGCTCGCTTGGCTGCGAAGACGAGGTTGTCTTCGCCGAGGATTTTGTCCTTGACGAGGAAATGTCTCGTGTTGCCGGCCTAACGGAGCTAAATGCGGCAATCAGTCAACTTGCCCGACGTTTTCGTGCCCTAAATGTGGACAGAGAGGAGTTTGTCATGCTAAAAGCCATCGCGCTCACTAACTCAG ACTCTGTTTACATCGAGGATATGGAGGCTGTGCAGAAGCTGCGGGATCTCCTCCACCAGGCCCTACTGGAGCTGGAGTGTCAGCGGCGTCCGGACGATCCCCAGCGAGCCGGGCGACTCCTTTTAACGCTGCCGCTACTGCGGCAGACCGCCGGTCGGGCTCTGACTACTTTCTACAGCATCAAGACCCGTGGCGGTATACCCATGCACAAACTATTTTTGGAGATGCTGGAAGCCATGATGGACTCACCCTGA
- the esrra gene encoding steroid hormone receptor ERR1 isoform X2 gives MSSRDRRSDVYIKAEPSSPEGGGGGRTSPGGASSDSSQSGGGEARGDGAKRYSPPLYTPALRCHFKDESGDGADEGSTGNGAGRCKYALSTLPKRLCLVCGDVASGYHYGVASCEACKAFFKRTIQGNIEYSCPASNECEITKRRRKACQACRFTKCLKVGMLKEGVRLDRVRGGRQKYKRRPEVENATYQSVPLSLTKDNEKGSSNIIVSHLLVAEPEKLFAMPDPLQPDTAQRTLTTLCDLADRELVVIIGWAKHIPGFLSLSLADQMSVLQSVWLEVLVLGVAYRSLGCEDEVVFAEDFVLDEEMSRVAGLTELNAAISQLARRFRALNVDREEFVMLKAIALTNSDSVYIEDMEAVQKLRDLLHQALLELECQRRPDDPQRAGRLLLTLPLLRQTAGRALTTFYSIKTRGGIPMHKLFLEMLEAMMDSP, from the exons ATGTCTTCCAGGGATCGCCGGTCAGATGTCTACATCAAGGCAGAACCGAGCAGTCCAGAGGGAGGTGGTGGAGGTCGGACGAGTCCCGGCGGGGCCTCCTCTGACTCCTCTCAAAGTGGAGGTGGAGAGGCCAGAGGAGACGGTGCTAAACGCTATTCGCCGCCGCTCTACACACCAGCCTTGCGTTGCCACTTCAAAGACGAGAGTGGAGATGGAGCAGACGAGGGATCCACTGGAAATGGAGCCGGGCGGTGCAAGTATGCCCTGAGCACGTTACCCAAGAGGCTGTGTTTGGTGTGTGGGGATGTGGCTTCAGGCTACCACTACGGCGTGGCTTCGTGCGAAGCCTGCAAAGCTTTCTTCAAGAGAACCATCCAAG GTAACATTGAATACAGCTGTCCCGCATCGAATGAGTGTGAGATCACCAAAAGGCGCAGAAAGGCTTGCCAGGCATGCCGCTTCACCAAGTGCCTCAAAGTGGGCATGCTGAAAGAGG GAGTTCGCCTTGATCGGGTCCGAGGTGGACGGCAGAAGTACAAAAGACGCCCTGAAGTGGAGAATGCAACATACCAGAGTGTCCCTCTATCATTGACTAAGGACAACGAAAAGG GTTCTTCAAACATCATCGTGTCCCACCTGTTAGTCGCCGAGCCAGAAAAGTTATTTGCAATGCCTGACCCCCTCCAGCCTGACACGGCCCAGCGCACCCTTACGACCCTTTGCGACCTTGCCGACCGTGAACTGGTCGTCATCATTGGCTGGGCCAAACACATTCCGG GCTTCTTGTCTCTGTCGCTAGCAGACCAGATGTCTGTGCTACAGTCCGTTTGGCTGGAGGTGCTGGTGCTGGGTGTTGCGTACCGCTCGCTTGGCTGCGAAGACGAGGTTGTCTTCGCCGAGGATTTTGTCCTTGACGAGGAAATGTCTCGTGTTGCCGGCCTAACGGAGCTAAATGCGGCAATCAGTCAACTTGCCCGACGTTTTCGTGCCCTAAATGTGGACAGAGAGGAGTTTGTCATGCTAAAAGCCATCGCGCTCACTAACTCAG ACTCTGTTTACATCGAGGATATGGAGGCTGTGCAGAAGCTGCGGGATCTCCTCCACCAGGCCCTACTGGAGCTGGAGTGTCAGCGGCGTCCGGACGATCCCCAGCGAGCCGGGCGACTCCTTTTAACGCTGCCGCTACTGCGGCAGACCGCCGGTCGGGCTCTGACTACTTTCTACAGCATCAAGACCCGTGGCGGTATACCCATGCACAAACTATTTTTGGAGATGCTGGAAGCCATGATGGACTCACCCTGA